In Lolium rigidum isolate FL_2022 chromosome 7, APGP_CSIRO_Lrig_0.1, whole genome shotgun sequence, the DNA window CCAGTCCTGAAGATGGGTTTGCGGAAGACGACAACATTGACTTCTGGAGCTAGTGTTAGCATGAGGTGCATACTAAGAGTCTGCTGGAACAGTGAGCTAGTTTTAGATTATGCGCGTTGGTGGGAGGTCGGGGCATATGACTCTGATCATGGACACCCACTTCATTAAGGTTGTAGGTGTTGCGATTTTTTTCGTCAAGAAGGTGACTTCGGATTGATCGACGTATTTTTCTTATAAGGCTTCGGTGAATACATTAATAAAAAGAAAGTTGTGtccatcattttgatgcagaggctaggggTATTTCTCCATTTCGAAAAAGTGGGTGTTtgtgtgtgttatcaccagaatttgaccaagtctggagatgggccgtgattaaatgggcttagaagatatacatagaaaatattcccgaatcggccttgtacaaggagtttgggcaagattgcccgtgtatctgtaaatatagtaggatacgtgtcggttaggattaagagatagagtttagctcgtacacggttgggttttttcccaagttagagagtctacggactataaatatgtatctagggttattgagaaaggaggacaatcacgttcacaacaaatcaatctaggcgcatcgccaccccttgtttcgagggtttctcccaggtaagcaacatgctgcctagatcgcatcttgcgatctaggcagtattggtttattcgttgttggtgttgctcgtgctgaagactttttgatggcgagcaacacccttatcttaggtgttttggggttgatcacaatgctctcacgatgcacttgtttagctatgcttcccctcgatatctagctgcccttacacctattataggtgtaagggcagcatcttgcttgttcataatctagtagatctaatccgttatagttgctccttgttcttcaaggattggtttgatatccgtatgattaggccttataaacgagttgaaggatccggtagcacgtaaggtgtggtttactaagctctagagggattgttccggggatcaactttacgttggtttttagacctctttagggttggttttccatcatcttacgtatctattaggctcaattacgcataggatgtttcgattatacggtgaaaaccctagactatcgtagattagtttagcttgatattgataaagcatgatccccatgtccttataaatctaacgtgaaccatggggcaatcggctctttgagccgatccacagaacaacttaagagccgatcggggctcgcatttaatgtttacgtgtttgccatgcaggaaattagtcgaagcaatccatcaccttcttgaccaggtataggtcaggtggcacgccctcgtaatcaccaggacgcgtgtaccagaaggcattgcgggccgtcgcccgagggaccagggtcagccgcaatcctgggggcctcccggctctactgtgttgcccgtcgatactcgccggtgggtttctaacCGCAACAGTGTGGGAGCACGCACCTCAGCGTACTTGTGTTCTAGCTCTTTGGGGATGTTGCCACTGTAGCCTAGCTTTTTTTAGGCGGCACCGCCTTGGAATTCTGCCATTTGGACTCGAACCTTGTGACACCGTGGTTTCGTTTCAATGAAATGGAACAGGGAACGATGCTTGTAATTTTAAAAAAGTATTTAAATAACTTGAGTAACTCTCCTTGGAAAATTAGCTTCTATAAGCATTGCATGAGTGAAGAAAATGGAGTTGCACATGGAGTAGATAGGTTTTTTTTAACTAGTTCGATGAACCCCTATTTTAATCTCGGCCAACTTATAGTTATAGGCGGTCTAATTACTATTGACAACTAATAAAATCTCGCACAAGAGTCATGTTTCTTCCTTCTATCTTTCTTCATATGAGTACTATTCAATGAAAATGAGCAAGAGTTTTTGTCTCTATTTTAAAACTATTTCTCTTTAGAAATAGACGAAGTTCTACTTGTTTGACCCGTCATGTTTGTGCTATATCTTGTTAACCCCTGGTGCCATCTTCCTCCAAGGTGGTGTTTTGTTTAGCCCTTCATATGTCGCCGTTTTACAACCGGTCGTGGCAATATGTGTCACTCATCTTACTTTCCACCGTGTTATTATTTTTGCCACCATTTACTTATTCTCACATTTCCTCTCCATCTACGATGAAATTATTGGATCCACTATTATTTCTTCCCTAGACGGCTCTATCATCGTTGTACCTTCAAATCGTCGGTGTCGTtactttttttaaacataaggcacaAAGTGCCCAGCTTCAAATTAATAAAGCCCAAACGGCTGATGATACAAGAATGCTGAGAACAGCTTACAACATCCAAAACTACAGCAAACACAAAAACAAGAAACCCAGCTGAAGTCCTCGATGTCCTCAAGCAAGAACGAAGCACCCGTGAACGACGGAGGTGAAGCGAGGTAGAAGCATCGAAAGCGAAGCAGCGGGGACCCGCTTGCCCCCTGATCTATTTGTCGTCTGGTAGTACTCCTCCATTGCCGGAGAGGGTCCCTACCCCCTCGTCCTGGCTCGAAAGGACGTCGAACCGCCGGCAATGGAAACGCTCCCTTGAGCAGAGCACATAGCAGGAACCAAGCCTAAACCTAGGGCAAGAACAGAGCCCCAAAACTCGCAGCCCGAGCTCACCTTGCGAAGCCATGCCGCCCGCCAAGGGTTCATCCACGCAGAGCCGAAGCCGCGGACTTGGTCGTTGATCTAGAAGAACAGTGTCGCGGAGCAACACCGCCACCGCCCAACTGCACGAAGGCAGCATCCGCACACCCCGAAAGGTCCCAACAGCAGCGCCTCCAGGGAGGACACGAcgcccgtggcgccgccgccgcgcaacaAAGTTAGGGTTTTCACCCCAGGAGCGCAACAGGGGTGGGGTGAAGGGAAGGGAGTACCTCGACGTCGCCACCAAGGAGGAAAACGACGCCCGTGTCGTTACTCCTTTAGTCGTGGAGGTTTTCGCAACGGCAAAAATATAATTAGCCCACACGACACAAAAAACACTGAATACTTGAGTAGAGTAAACACAACACAACATGGTTTATCAACCGCAAACAGAGTAGCGTTGCAATCTATTTGTATATCTTACATTTTGTTGTTTCTACCTTTATTTTGTGTGGGACGGAATTGCCCTCTACAAGTACAACTTCTTCCCCAAGAAGAAGACACGGAATAAACCAGAAAACGACCCACACTAACGGAGCGCTAGCGGCAGCGAAGCAGTGGCCGAGAGTGGCCGCGTCCACCTCTCCACTCCACAAAACCACGTGTCCTccccctcatcttcctcctccgtcCCTTCGCCCACCGAATCGCCCACCAAAAAAATTTCCCCACTCCTATAAAGAAAAATCCCACGACCAAATCCAAATCCCAATCTCACTCTTCTCCCACCTCACCTCGCCGGCGAACCTCCTTACACACCGGGATCGCGCGCGGGCGGCCATGGCGAACATCGACATGAAGGCGGTGCTGGCGGACCTGGAGCGGGACGCGGCGGCGGACGCGCGCACGCCGCGGACCAAGCTCGTCTGCACGCTCGGCCCGGCCTCGCGCTCCGTGCCCATGCTCGAGAAGCTGCTCCGCGCCGGCATGAACGTCGCGCGCTTCAACTTCTCCCACGGCACGCACGAGTACCACCAGGAGACGCTCGACGCGCTCCGCCAGGCCATGCACAGCACCGGCATCCTATGCGCCGTCATGCTCGACACCAAGGTCCGCTCCGCCGTCCCCTCCCCCCGCCCTTGGTTCTGTTTGGGTGTGCGTGCCCGGTTGTGggtgagtgagtgagtgagtcGGATCGGGATGCCTGGCGGAGGTGGGTTGGTTCGGGAGACGAGGGTTTGGACCCGGATCGTGCTGATCTGTTGATCGGCGCTGGGTTGGGCCTTTTGGGTAGCGGCACGGTCGAATTCACGGTCCCAGCTTCGGTGATTTTGACCTTGTTGACGACGGAATGGTAGTAGTACACGCGCGTGTGGTTCAGTTAGATTGGCCTGTCGTTCTGCTTCTGCCTTCGCCTTGCTGCAGAAGGCAGGATCTAGGATCGGGCTCACGCTTGCGTATCCATGTTGGGTAGTTTTGGATCTTCTGACATGGCCATGTTCTCATGGATTGTGAAGTACAACTCATGGTCTGCGGGTGAAACGGAGTCCATACTTCTTGTCAGTTAATGCTAGTCTTAGAATTAGGCCGCCAGTTACGATGCTGGTGAAATTCGTAGCCAATTCATTCTGCCGGTCTAACGATGCCGGTTTTAGAATTGGGCTGCGTGTTGCTCAGTTTTTTTTCCCGGTCCTCCCCTAGTTTTGTTGTGTGTTTAACTAACCAAAGTTTACTTGTAAGTTTAGTATAAGGATAGTTTGGCTGCTTCTTAGCCTATAGTAGTATTGAATCGCCTTATCTCTCTAGATCTCGGTCTTGCAGCGTTGCGGACTTTTGCACAAGTTTTCGTTCATATTAGATGATGTGATTAGCCCAAACATAGAAATACTTAGTTGGTACTAACAATATATGTCGTACTCGTTTATTACGGAGCAGCGTACTGAGTCATCTCACATTACTAGCTCTTCATCTTGTCGTGCTTATTCATTATGGTTCACATGATCGAATTCTAAGGCTTGGTTTGTCATTCCAATTATCCAATAAGCTACAATGAGACTGGTCCTGCGCCCAGTTGATTTTAAATGTACTGAGTATCTTCTCCATTGCATCAGGGACCCGAGATCCGTACTGGATTTCTCAAGGACGGCAAGCCGGTCAAGCTTACCAAGGGTCAGGAGATCACTGTTACCACCGATTACGAAATCAAGGGCGACTCCAACACGATCTCTATGAGCTACAAGAAGCTTCCTGTGGACGTTAAGCCTGGACATGTCATACTGTGTGCTGATGGTACCATCTCGTTGACTGTCCTGTCCTGTGATCCAGAGGCTGGAACCGTGAGATGTATGTGTGAGAACACTGCGATGCTTGGAGAGAGGAAGAACTGCAACTTGCCGGGAATTGTTGTGGACCTTCCCACGCTGACGGAGAAGGATAAGGAGGATATTTTGGGATGGGGTGTGCCAAATGACATCGACATGATTGCTCTGTCTTTTGTCCGCAAAGGGTCAGATTTGGTGACCGTCAGAAAGCTTCTTGGGCAGCATGCAAAGCGCATCAAGTTAATGTCAAAGGTTCGTATGTTGTTACCGTCAGCTATTTTATGGTTTATGCTACTAGTGTTTTTTGCTATCCATAGTTAGCCAAAACCTTTGATATTCTCTGCCATGATGAAATGTTTCTGCATGTTTAGTTAAGTACCAGGCCAATCCATAGATGATTTTTCTTCATTTGTTCATTGAGCTGCCTTAGTGCTTTGCCCTCAAGCTCTTTGTTGATACTTGGCACACTAGAATTCTGGAACCCATGAACTATTTGACTCTTCATCTCTGCCCTGTTTCTGTTCCTGTTTGTAAACGACATTATAGTCTATCCTATGCTATATTAGGCAGAAAACAGAATTAGTCTCTACTATGTGCTTTCCTTGAAGACCATAGAGCGAGCTTTGCCTCTTTTCGCCTGCATCTCCCCTGCCAATGCTTCCTTATTTTTCGCCTGATACTGTGAAATTGTTCATATAATCTTGCAAATTTGCTATGAAATGATTTAGACTGCTATGGTGACAAAATCTGTTCTGTATATACATATGTGCTAGCTTTTTAGTGTGTTAGTTATGGTCTTATTGATCTGGCTTCTTTCTTGAATATTTAGGTTGAGAACCAAGAGGGCATTGTAAACTTTGATGAAATTTTGAGGGAAACCGATGCCTTTATGGTTGCTCGAGGTGATCTTGGAATGGAGATTCCAGTTGAGAAGATATTCCTTGCACAGAAAATGATGATTTACAAGTGCAACCTCGCTGGCAAGCCTGTTGTTACAGCTACGCAGATGCTTGAATCAATGATCAAGTCTCCTAGGCCAA includes these proteins:
- the LOC124670751 gene encoding pyruvate kinase, cytosolic isozyme-like; the encoded protein is MANIDMKAVLADLERDAAADARTPRTKLVCTLGPASRSVPMLEKLLRAGMNVARFNFSHGTHEYHQETLDALRQAMHSTGILCAVMLDTKGPEIRTGFLKDGKPVKLTKGQEITVTTDYEIKGDSNTISMSYKKLPVDVKPGHVILCADGTISLTVLSCDPEAGTVRCMCENTAMLGERKNCNLPGIVVDLPTLTEKDKEDILGWGVPNDIDMIALSFVRKGSDLVTVRKLLGQHAKRIKLMSKVENQEGIVNFDEILRETDAFMVARGDLGMEIPVEKIFLAQKMMIYKCNLAGKPVVTATQMLESMIKSPRPTRAEATDVANAVLDGTDCVMLSGESAAGAYPEVAVKIMARICVEAESSLDNDAVFKEMIKAAPLPMSPLESLASSAVRTANKARASLIVVLTRGGTTAKLVAKYRPRVPILSVVVPVLTTDSFDWTVSSEGPARDSLIYRGLIPLLAEGSAKATDSESTEEILQAALKSAVQKQLCKAGDAVVVLHRIGVASVIKICTVK